One segment of Gemmatimonadota bacterium DNA contains the following:
- a CDS encoding SDR family NAD(P)-dependent oxidoreductase: MDLGLDGKRAIITGGSRGIGRATAEVLAAEGCAVAICARTEGGVDEALESLRARAATAVGSAVDVADGPSLERWVADSAEALGGVDIVVAN, encoded by the coding sequence ATGGATCTCGGACTGGACGGGAAGCGCGCGATCATCACCGGGGGCAGCAGGGGCATCGGCCGAGCCACGGCCGAGGTCCTCGCCGCTGAGGGCTGCGCGGTGGCGATCTGTGCACGTACTGAAGGAGGCGTCGACGAGGCGCTCGAGAGCCTCCGGGCGCGCGCAGCGACCGCGGTCGGGAGCGCGGTCGACGTCGCCGACGGGCCGAGCCTCGAGCGGTGGGTGGCCGACTCGGCCGAGGCGCTCGGCGGGGTCGACATCGTCGTGGCCAACG
- a CDS encoding serine hydrolase, translated as MRLRTALPAGLRAASILALLTACGEGPVAPPASSPPDPSAAADLSVAVEIDATEVTVGDLVTVTVQVQNSGPAAAERVRISATVPATATALSGSNAARIWTESVGWSITSIASGVTRTVEATLIATGSGESVLTAAASSSSPDPNPADNDGTAPGHSASLRALPAPAPVDLGDAWPLAAPADAELDAATLATLARRIEAGEFLHVHALQIARAGRLAYDAYFHEHTPARTHSLQSVTKSVGSLLVGIAADQGALSPDDALPVLLPERAAAYAADPAKNGIRLSDVLSMRVGLRWDEWTCSYQNETCNSNRQMNNSADWIGYVLDQPVVETPGTRFVYNSGGSNLLGAIVKSRTGRDPVEFAHEHLFGPLDIAPEDVTWFRNTEHPDSLPHVGGGLRLRSRDLAKMGQLVLDRGEWNGRRVVSEEWIAQSTRFRTSVPTGHGYGWQWWRMSLPSPTAGVASGEVIFGWGYGGQHVFIVPALDLVVSTNSWNPDGTTRGFEIFEAVLEAVR; from the coding sequence ATGCGCCTTCGCACAGCTCTGCCCGCAGGCCTCCGCGCCGCGAGCATCCTTGCCCTCCTCACCGCATGCGGCGAGGGCCCGGTCGCGCCGCCCGCCTCGAGCCCGCCCGACCCGTCGGCCGCCGCCGACCTGTCGGTCGCGGTCGAGATCGACGCCACCGAGGTCACGGTGGGCGATCTGGTCACCGTCACCGTACAGGTCCAGAATTCCGGTCCAGCGGCCGCCGAGCGTGTGCGCATCTCGGCAACGGTCCCCGCGACGGCCACGGCGCTAAGCGGCTCGAACGCGGCGCGCATCTGGACGGAGTCGGTCGGCTGGTCGATCACGAGCATAGCTTCGGGCGTCACACGGACCGTCGAGGCTACTCTCATCGCGACCGGGTCGGGCGAGTCGGTCCTGACGGCCGCCGCATCGTCCTCCTCGCCCGATCCGAACCCCGCCGACAACGACGGCACCGCTCCGGGGCATTCGGCATCGCTGCGCGCCCTGCCAGCGCCCGCGCCCGTCGACCTGGGCGACGCCTGGCCGCTGGCCGCCCCCGCGGACGCGGAACTGGACGCCGCCACCCTCGCCACGCTGGCCCGGCGCATCGAGGCGGGCGAGTTCCTGCACGTCCACGCGCTCCAGATCGCGCGCGCCGGGCGACTGGCCTACGACGCGTACTTCCACGAGCACACGCCCGCGCGGACGCACAGCCTCCAGTCGGTCACCAAGAGCGTCGGCTCGCTGCTGGTGGGGATCGCCGCGGACCAGGGGGCTCTATCGCCCGACGACGCGCTGCCCGTCCTCCTGCCCGAGCGCGCCGCCGCCTACGCCGCCGACCCCGCCAAGAACGGCATCCGGCTGAGCGACGTGCTCAGCATGCGCGTGGGTCTGCGCTGGGACGAGTGGACCTGCTCCTACCAGAACGAGACCTGCAACAGCAACCGGCAGATGAACAACTCGGCCGACTGGATCGGCTACGTGCTGGACCAGCCCGTCGTGGAGACGCCCGGCACCCGCTTCGTCTACAACTCGGGCGGCAGCAACCTGCTGGGGGCGATCGTGAAGAGCCGCACGGGCCGCGATCCCGTCGAGTTCGCGCACGAGCACCTGTTCGGCCCGCTCGACATCGCGCCCGAGGACGTGACCTGGTTCCGCAACACCGAGCACCCGGACTCGCTGCCCCACGTGGGCGGCGGCCTGCGCCTGCGCTCGCGCGACCTCGCCAAGATGGGCCAGCTCGTGCTCGATCGCGGCGAATGGAACGGGCGCCGCGTCGTCTCCGAGGAGTGGATCGCCCAGAGCACCCGCTTCCGCACCAGCGTGCCCACCGGCCACGGCTACGGCTGGCAGTGGTGGCGCATGTCCCTGCCCAGCCCCACCGCCGGCGTGGCCTCGGGCGAGGTCATCTTCGGCTGGGGCTACGGCGGCCAGCACGTGTTCATCGTGCCCGCGCTCGACCTCGTCGTGTCGACCAACTCCTGGAACCCCGACGGCACCACGCGCGGGTTCGAGATCTTCGAGGCGGTGCTGGAGGCTGTGCGGTAG
- a CDS encoding DUF1330 domain-containing protein, producing the protein MSENAGRHDTLVALNVVDDDLYDRYRAGMTPLLEARGGFFGHDFRVGEVLRSAVDHPVNRVFVISFPDEATRESYFASEDYLAVRREFFDPAVEGATVLAQWVVGE; encoded by the coding sequence ATGAGTGAGAACGCAGGCCGCCACGACACGCTCGTGGCCCTCAACGTGGTGGACGACGACCTGTACGACCGATACCGCGCCGGGATGACGCCGCTGTTGGAGGCCCGCGGCGGCTTTTTCGGCCACGACTTCCGGGTGGGTGAAGTGCTGCGGTCAGCAGTGGATCATCCGGTCAACCGCGTTTTCGTCATCTCCTTTCCCGACGAAGCCACGCGCGAGTCGTACTTCGCCTCCGAGGACTATCTGGCGGTGCGCCGCGAGTTCTTCGACCCCGCGGTCGAGGGGGCGACGGTGTTGGCTCAGTGGGTGGTGGGGGAGTAG
- a CDS encoding zinc-binding dehydrogenase produces MKAATIHAFGDFDVLTYEDVETPRPGPGEVLIKVLASGVNRFDHYIRAGEVAPELPFPHILGADAAGEVAALGDGVEGFRIGERVIPLSGFPTDADEQDVVPATSAPSFTVQGLGVPGTYAQYITVPVRFVLRDETGLSPEEAAALPMGLATGVRAVKVVGGVKAGDRVLVQAGAGSAGSMMIQVAKALGARVATTVRKEAKRAQLEELGADLVINSGTQDVVAEVKEWTGGAGADVVIDTLGGDVLQHSIDAARPFGVIVAYGFVAGVESTINVQSFFFTQKQLRGSMSADLSDLEWGLEQVRAGRIRPVLDSAYPLSEAAEAQRKVAENRVTGSVVLRPWA; encoded by the coding sequence ATGAAGGCAGCGACGATTCACGCATTCGGAGACTTCGACGTGCTCACCTACGAAGATGTCGAGACGCCTCGACCCGGACCGGGGGAGGTTCTGATCAAGGTCCTGGCCAGCGGGGTCAACAGGTTCGACCACTACATCCGCGCGGGCGAGGTCGCGCCCGAGTTGCCGTTCCCGCACATACTCGGCGCGGACGCGGCGGGGGAGGTGGCGGCGCTCGGCGACGGTGTCGAAGGGTTCAGGATCGGCGAGCGGGTGATCCCGCTGTCGGGCTTCCCGACGGACGCCGACGAGCAGGACGTCGTCCCGGCGACGTCGGCCCCGAGCTTCACGGTGCAAGGGCTTGGCGTCCCGGGCACCTACGCCCAGTACATCACGGTGCCCGTGCGGTTCGTGCTCAGGGACGAGACGGGGCTTTCGCCGGAGGAGGCCGCCGCGCTGCCGATGGGGCTCGCGACAGGCGTGCGCGCGGTGAAGGTCGTGGGCGGAGTGAAGGCTGGTGATCGCGTGCTGGTCCAGGCGGGCGCTGGGTCGGCCGGGAGCATGATGATCCAGGTCGCGAAGGCACTGGGCGCGCGGGTTGCTACGACCGTCCGCAAGGAGGCGAAGCGGGCCCAGCTCGAGGAGCTGGGAGCCGACCTGGTCATCAACTCCGGCACCCAGGACGTGGTCGCCGAGGTCAAGGAGTGGACCGGCGGCGCGGGCGCCGACGTCGTGATCGACACGCTCGGCGGCGACGTGCTGCAGCACAGCATCGACGCAGCGCGGCCGTTCGGCGTTATCGTCGCGTACGGCTTCGTCGCCGGCGTGGAAAGCACCATCAACGTGCAGAGCTTTTTCTTCACCCAGAAGCAGCTGCGCGGCTCTATGTCGGCCGACCTGAGCGACCTGGAGTGGGGGCTCGAGCAGGTGCGCGCCGGCCGCATCAGACCGGTGCTAGACTCGGCCTACCCGCTCAGCGAAGCGGCGGAGGCGCAGCGCAAGGTCGCCGAGAACCGCGTGACCGGGAGCGTAGTCCTGCGGCCGTGGGCGTGA
- a CDS encoding TetR family transcriptional regulator C-terminal domain-containing protein: MPKQERSIRTRDLLLEEGLSALIRRGYNGTGIKEVLEEAGVPKGSFYNYFESKEDFASQVIDLYADRFHAELGEAFADGPGALDRVRDYFDEEIPRQLEAGAGCLLGNLGAEVGATNPGLRQAMARGMGGTRERFAGAIEQGQADGTVRTDRTAEELAGVLFAAWEGALLRMQVEASREPLDEFSRLMIDDFLRP, from the coding sequence ATGCCGAAGCAAGAGCGCAGCATCCGGACACGCGATCTCCTCTTGGAGGAGGGGCTCAGCGCCCTGATTCGCCGTGGTTACAACGGCACGGGCATCAAGGAGGTGCTCGAGGAGGCGGGCGTGCCCAAGGGGTCGTTCTACAACTACTTCGAGTCGAAGGAGGATTTCGCGTCGCAGGTGATCGACCTCTACGCCGATCGGTTCCACGCGGAGCTCGGCGAGGCTTTCGCTGATGGGCCGGGCGCGCTGGACCGCGTGCGTGACTACTTCGACGAGGAGATCCCGCGCCAGCTCGAGGCAGGGGCGGGGTGCCTGCTGGGCAACCTGGGCGCCGAGGTCGGCGCGACCAATCCCGGGCTGCGGCAGGCAATGGCGCGGGGCATGGGCGGTACCCGCGAACGGTTCGCCGGCGCGATCGAGCAGGGGCAAGCGGACGGCACGGTACGCACCGACCGCACGGCCGAGGAGCTCGCCGGCGTCCTGTTCGCCGCGTGGGAGGGGGCGCTGCTGCGCATGCAGGTGGAGGCGAGTCGCGAGCCGCTGGACGAGTTCAGCCGGCTAATGATCGACGACTTCCTGAGGCCATGA
- a CDS encoding c-type cytochrome produces MPATVRALALAAVTTLSGLALAIALPAPAAAQENPAAAQAAYADMSGEALYRAACAACHGADGTGASAADVGFDIALPDFSECAFASREPDADWVAVGHEGGPTRGFDPMMPAFGDALTEAEIRRIVQYIRGFCGDADWPRGELNLPRALVTEKAYPEDEAVYTVGVSVDDPQAVSHEFVYERRFGSRNQVEVVVPFGFQERAVLAGDGTEISRDWVGGIEDIVIGLKRDVFHSFERRSIVSVAGEIKLPTGDEDDGFGTGTTVFESFLAYGQIFRNDVFLQAQGLVELPFDQDAADNEGALRLVLGRTFREGRWGRAWSPMLEVLAGRELEGGGSTDWDLVPQVQVTLNTRQHVMANAGVRIPLTDSDTRSTQLLVYVLWDWFDGGFFDGW; encoded by the coding sequence GTGCCCGCCACCGTCCGAGCGCTCGCGCTCGCGGCTGTCACCACGCTCTCCGGTCTCGCCCTCGCGATCGCGCTACCCGCCCCGGCCGCCGCCCAGGAGAACCCCGCAGCCGCCCAGGCCGCCTACGCCGACATGTCGGGCGAAGCCCTCTACCGCGCCGCGTGCGCCGCCTGCCACGGCGCGGACGGCACGGGCGCCTCGGCCGCGGACGTTGGCTTCGACATCGCGCTGCCCGACTTCAGCGAGTGCGCCTTCGCCTCGCGGGAGCCCGACGCCGACTGGGTCGCGGTCGGCCACGAGGGCGGCCCGACGCGCGGCTTCGACCCCATGATGCCGGCCTTCGGCGACGCCCTGACGGAGGCCGAGATCAGGCGCATCGTCCAATACATCCGGGGCTTTTGCGGGGACGCCGACTGGCCGCGCGGCGAGCTGAACCTGCCGCGCGCGCTCGTGACCGAGAAAGCGTATCCGGAAGACGAGGCGGTCTACACCGTCGGCGTTTCGGTCGATGACCCGCAGGCTGTCAGCCACGAGTTCGTCTACGAGCGACGCTTCGGCTCCCGCAACCAGGTCGAGGTGGTGGTCCCGTTCGGCTTCCAGGAGCGGGCGGTGCTGGCCGGCGACGGCACCGAGATCTCGCGCGACTGGGTGGGCGGCATCGAGGACATCGTGATCGGCCTCAAGCGCGACGTCTTCCACTCCTTCGAGCGCCGGTCGATCGTGAGCGTCGCCGGCGAGATCAAGCTGCCCACGGGCGATGAGGACGACGGCTTCGGCACCGGCACCACGGTCTTCGAGTCGTTCCTGGCCTACGGGCAGATCTTCAGGAACGACGTCTTCCTGCAGGCGCAGGGTCTCGTCGAGCTGCCCTTCGACCAGGACGCAGCCGACAACGAGGGCGCTTTGCGGCTGGTGCTCGGTCGCACCTTCCGGGAGGGGCGCTGGGGCCGCGCCTGGTCGCCCATGCTCGAGGTGCTCGCGGGCCGCGAGCTGGAAGGCGGCGGCTCGACCGACTGGGACCTGGTGCCGCAAGTGCAGGTCACGCTGAACACGCGCCAGCACGTTATGGCGAACGCCGGCGTCCGCATCCCGCTGACCGACTCGGACACCAGGAGCACGCAGCTCCTGGTATACGTGCTCTGGGACTGGTTCGACGGAGGGTTCTTCGATGGGTGGTAG
- a CDS encoding SuhR protein — MVTVQAQHRRQQGRTRSAGAQESADPLRDSATYDDPKLQCDIVMKGGITSGVVYPRGVCEVARDYRFRSIGGTSAGAVAAAAAAAAELGRSRGTPGFPELAALPEWCGAASPTRGRSNLFALFQPQRSTEPLFRALVAAAGRGSWYGRALRFLLAAGRSFPVSALVGALPGAGLVALALWAADGWVAAAFTVVGLVVACAGAGLCVAVALASRMGRTLPANYYGMCLGLANGRTDAAALTPWLSSLLDRLAGQQPGQPLTFGDLWRGPEPDPDHGIDLRLMTTSLTHGRPYRVPFDGEELFFDPDEFRRLFPEYVVRWMVDHSKPRVGPTGPGGVPADLRTVPQAADLPVVVGARLSLSFPLLVSAVPLWAVDKMRDGENAGVPERAWFSDGGISSNFPVHFFDSPLPGRPTFAINLRPFHVDRPRSEEEEENSWVIPDIHGGADDWWYRFDAKGGLRSFLGFVGAIGGAMQNWVDNGQLKVPGYRDRVVHVFLETDEGGLNLDMPVDLIKKLAERGRHAAGKLARRYGPDGDGSNLTWDNHRWVRYRSTMAVLEDILRRMRSRYTGGSAGRLSYPDMIRRGDADPPDSYRWESAMRERAERLTEELMRLELLADGDPVFHSGAPEPVPELRIVPKI; from the coding sequence ATGGTCACCGTTCAGGCACAGCATCGACGGCAACAGGGACGGACGCGGAGCGCCGGCGCACAGGAGTCCGCCGACCCCCTGCGGGATTCCGCCACCTATGACGATCCGAAGCTCCAGTGTGACATCGTCATGAAGGGCGGCATCACCAGCGGAGTGGTCTATCCGCGTGGCGTGTGCGAGGTCGCGCGGGACTACCGGTTCCGGAGCATCGGCGGTACGTCGGCGGGCGCGGTCGCCGCGGCGGCCGCCGCCGCGGCGGAATTGGGACGCAGCCGCGGGACGCCTGGGTTTCCCGAACTCGCCGCGTTGCCCGAGTGGTGCGGGGCGGCGTCCCCCACCCGGGGCCGCTCCAACCTGTTCGCGCTGTTCCAGCCGCAGAGGTCCACGGAGCCGCTGTTCCGCGCGCTGGTCGCGGCCGCCGGCCGCGGCAGTTGGTATGGGCGGGCGCTGCGGTTCCTGCTCGCGGCAGGGAGGAGCTTCCCGGTGTCCGCTCTGGTCGGTGCGCTACCGGGGGCCGGTCTGGTGGCGCTGGCGCTGTGGGCGGCGGACGGCTGGGTGGCGGCAGCGTTCACGGTGGTGGGCCTGGTCGTCGCGTGTGCCGGAGCGGGGCTCTGCGTCGCGGTCGCGCTTGCGAGCCGGATGGGGCGGACGCTGCCCGCCAACTACTACGGCATGTGCCTCGGGCTGGCCAACGGGCGGACCGACGCCGCGGCGCTGACGCCCTGGCTGTCGTCCTTGCTGGACCGGCTCGCCGGGCAGCAGCCCGGGCAGCCGCTCACCTTCGGCGACCTCTGGCGCGGCCCAGAGCCGGACCCCGACCACGGCATCGACCTGCGCTTGATGACCACGAGCCTGACCCATGGGCGCCCCTACCGTGTCCCCTTCGACGGCGAGGAGCTGTTCTTCGATCCCGACGAGTTCCGCAGGCTCTTTCCGGAGTACGTGGTACGGTGGATGGTCGACCACTCGAAGCCGCGGGTCGGGCCCACCGGACCAGGCGGCGTGCCGGCCGACCTGCGCACCGTGCCGCAGGCCGCGGACCTTCCGGTCGTGGTCGGCGCGCGCCTGTCGCTCAGCTTCCCGCTGCTCGTCAGCGCGGTGCCGCTGTGGGCGGTCGACAAGATGCGCGATGGTGAGAACGCCGGGGTGCCGGAGCGCGCGTGGTTCTCCGACGGCGGTATCAGCTCGAACTTCCCGGTGCACTTCTTCGACTCCCCGCTCCCCGGACGGCCCACCTTCGCGATCAACCTGCGGCCCTTTCACGTGGACCGGCCGCGCTCGGAGGAGGAGGAAGAGAACAGCTGGGTGATCCCCGACATCCACGGCGGCGCTGACGACTGGTGGTACCGCTTCGATGCGAAAGGGGGGCTGCGCTCGTTCCTCGGCTTCGTGGGGGCGATCGGCGGCGCGATGCAGAACTGGGTGGACAACGGCCAGCTCAAAGTCCCGGGCTACCGCGACCGCGTCGTGCACGTGTTCCTCGAGACCGACGAAGGCGGGCTGAACCTGGACATGCCCGTCGACTTGATCAAAAAGCTCGCGGAGCGCGGGCGGCACGCCGCCGGGAAGCTGGCGCGGCGCTACGGGCCCGATGGCGACGGTAGCAACCTCACCTGGGACAACCACCGCTGGGTCCGTTACCGATCCACGATGGCTGTGCTCGAAGACATCCTGCGCCGCATGCGGAGCCGCTACACCGGCGGTTCCGCCGGCCGCCTGTCGTATCCCGACATGATCCGCCGCGGCGACGCCGACCCACCGGACAGCTACCGGTGGGAGAGCGCCATGCGCGAACGCGCGGAGCGTCTCACCGAGGAGCTCATGAGACTCGAGTTGCTCGCCGACGGCGATCCCGTCTTCCACAGCGGGGCCCCCGAACCCGTTCCGGAGCTGCGCATCGTGCCGAAGATCTGA